From the genome of Candidatus Oleimmundimicrobium sp., one region includes:
- a CDS encoding gas vesicle protein: MEPVRNTHATLVDLLDRVLDKGLVINADIIISVAGIPLIGVNLRAALAGMETMLRYGVMQDWDERTRAWEREHRGKKELSLTQGEEVILKMFGSYYYNEGIYTAWRSGYFYLTDKRLLLYRQDFNEVMFETPLEEIKSLVIKEERHFIKEGKEVLYLIDRTDRISRLHAAEMSHLKDAIEKTIKAKGLFLEENPILPEFEEKLIGFLMEGEKITHRGKIWHLMTTPAPGGVVSSTWRPGLLYLTNKRLCWWCDFDRKVAFEAPIDKIAASTVEIRDLSAILKRKKALDVIYETSQGKKVACFSGKSLGEWEKALNRTISRQGATAAESEIETCPQCGQKAPAKELLEKGCSKCGWVSPKLKKKLAQAAK, from the coding sequence GTGGAACCGGTTAGAAATACACACGCTACTCTAGTTGATTTATTAGATAGGGTTCTGGATAAGGGTCTGGTAATTAATGCCGACATTATCATCTCAGTTGCTGGCATTCCCCTAATCGGTGTTAATTTAAGGGCTGCCTTGGCTGGAATGGAAACTATGTTGAGGTACGGGGTAATGCAGGACTGGGATGAGAGAACGCGTGCTTGGGAACGCGAACATCGGGGGAAGAAAGAGCTCTCTTTAACCCAAGGGGAAGAAGTTATCCTTAAGATGTTCGGCTCATATTACTATAATGAAGGAATATACACAGCCTGGAGATCGGGCTATTTTTATTTGACAGATAAAAGGCTCCTTCTCTACCGTCAAGATTTCAATGAAGTCATGTTCGAGACACCTTTGGAGGAGATAAAAAGCTTAGTGATAAAGGAAGAAAGACATTTTATCAAAGAGGGCAAAGAGGTGCTCTATCTTATAGATCGAACGGATAGAATCTCTCGGCTTCATGCCGCAGAAATGAGCCACTTAAAAGATGCTATTGAGAAGACAATAAAAGCCAAAGGGCTTTTCTTGGAGGAAAACCCAATCCTTCCTGAGTTTGAAGAGAAGCTAATTGGCTTCCTGATGGAGGGAGAAAAGATTACCCACCGAGGAAAAATATGGCATCTGATGACTACCCCTGCACCCGGTGGAGTTGTAAGTAGCACGTGGAGACCAGGCCTTCTCTATTTGACCAACAAGAGGTTATGTTGGTGGTGCGACTTTGATAGAAAAGTAGCCTTTGAGGCCCCCATTGATAAGATAGCTGCCTCGACGGTAGAGATAAGAGACCTTAGCGCAATACTGAAGAGGAAAAAGGCTCTCGACGTTATATATGAAACCTCGCAGGGTAAAAAGGTAGCCTGCTTTTCTGGAAAGTCATTGGGTGAGTGGGAGAAAGCACTTAATCGAACCATATCCAGGCAAGGCGCAACCGCTGCGGAGAGCGAGATAGAAACCTGTCCTCAATGCGGTCAAAAAGCACCGGCAAAAGAGTTATTGGAAAAAGGATGCTCAAAGTGTGGGTGGGTTAGTCCAAAGTTGAAAAAAAAGTTGGCCCAAGCAGCTAAATAA
- a CDS encoding four helix bundle protein, whose product MEYKSFEDLEVYKVVREFVKKIYKLVKELPDFEKYNLANQMRRAAAPLTSCVAEGHGRFYYQENIQFLRQSRGSLEELIDDLNVCIDENYAELNRLNKLKKEGYDILKKLNGYIKYLCKCKEVTEEQQQEELII is encoded by the coding sequence ATGGAATATAAGTCTTTTGAGGATTTAGAAGTATATAAAGTGGTTAGAGAATTTGTAAAAAAGATATATAAACTGGTCAAAGAGTTGCCCGATTTTGAAAAGTATAATTTAGCAAATCAGATGCGTCGAGCAGCAGCCCCTTTAACCAGTTGCGTTGCAGAAGGACACGGTAGATTTTATTATCAAGAAAATATCCAATTTTTAAGACAGTCTAGAGGTTCGCTTGAAGAGTTAATTGATGATCTTAATGTCTGTATTGATGAGAATTATGCTGAACTCAATCGGCTGAATAAATTGAAAAAGGAAGGATATGACATCTTAAAGAAGTTAAATGGGTATATCAAGTACTTATGCAAATGTAAAGAAGTAACTGAGGAACAACAACAAGAAGAATTAATCATTTAA
- the dnaK gene encoding molecular chaperone DnaK, producing MNKVIGIDLGTTNSVVACMENGQAIVIPNAENSRLTPSVTAFTGDGERLVGQLAKNQAVANPERTIASIKRHMGSDYRAKIDGKEYAPQEISSLILQKLKTEAENYLGEKIEKAVITVPAYFNDNQRQATKDAGIIAGLEVIRIINEPTAASLAYGLDIEDVHTILVWDLGGGTFDVSILELGEGVFEVKAVNGNTWLGGDDWDEWTIDYLADEFQREHGIDLRRDKMTFQRLKEAAEKAKIELSIASATDIKLPFIATSPDGPLHLETTLSRAQFEELTKDLLQKMIGPTKQALADAHLEPEEIDRVVLVGGSTRMPAVQELVKSLIGKEPYKNINPDEAVAIGAAIQAGILTGEVRKVVLVDVTPLSLGIETQGGIFAKIIERNTTIPTSKGQIFTTACNDQSEVDIHILQGEREIASYNMSLGRFQLTDIPPASRGEPRIEVTFEIDVNGILHVSAKNLHTDNEQRIRITSSSRLSEREIEQMVKEARLYAEEDKKRREETQIRIQAENMIYAAQVCVKEAKDIAGEAQVEEIEKAIQKIKAALANSEDQEIKSRTEELKELIVMLSRQIKDEKESRAYR from the coding sequence ATGAATAAGGTAATCGGGATTGATTTAGGAACCACTAACTCAGTGGTGGCATGCATGGAAAATGGCCAAGCTATAGTTATACCCAATGCCGAGAACAGCCGATTGACACCATCAGTGACGGCTTTTACCGGGGATGGAGAACGATTGGTTGGCCAGTTGGCCAAAAATCAAGCTGTTGCCAACCCAGAGCGCACTATCGCTTCAATCAAGAGACATATGGGCTCCGACTATAGAGCAAAGATAGATGGTAAAGAATATGCGCCCCAGGAGATCTCCAGCTTGATTTTACAGAAACTCAAAACTGAGGCGGAGAACTATTTGGGCGAAAAGATAGAAAAGGCTGTAATCACCGTGCCCGCCTATTTTAATGATAATCAGCGTCAAGCGACCAAAGATGCGGGCATTATCGCTGGTTTGGAGGTAATCAGAATCATCAACGAACCCACCGCCGCCTCCTTGGCCTATGGCTTGGATATAGAGGATGTTCACACTATCCTTGTTTGGGACCTAGGTGGTGGTACTTTTGACGTTTCCATCTTAGAGTTAGGCGAAGGGGTCTTTGAGGTCAAAGCCGTTAATGGCAATACCTGGCTGGGCGGAGATGATTGGGATGAGTGGACAATAGACTATTTAGCGGACGAATTCCAAAGAGAGCACGGGATTGATTTGCGCCGGGATAAGATGACTTTCCAAAGGCTCAAAGAAGCAGCGGAGAAAGCTAAGATTGAGCTATCTATCGCATCGGCTACTGATATAAAGTTACCCTTTATTGCCACCAGTCCAGATGGCCCCCTACATTTGGAAACGACCTTAAGCAGAGCACAATTCGAGGAGTTAACCAAAGACTTGTTACAAAAAATGATTGGTCCCACCAAGCAAGCTTTAGCAGATGCTCATTTAGAGCCCGAAGAGATTGATAGAGTAGTTTTAGTAGGAGGATCGACCAGAATGCCAGCGGTACAAGAACTGGTAAAATCGCTAATAGGCAAAGAGCCTTACAAAAATATTAATCCAGATGAGGCTGTTGCTATTGGAGCAGCGATTCAAGCAGGTATCCTGACAGGCGAAGTGAGAAAAGTGGTCTTAGTGGATGTTACCCCCTTATCTCTAGGCATTGAAACACAGGGTGGAATATTTGCCAAAATTATTGAAAGAAATACCACTATCCCCACCTCTAAAGGTCAGATTTTTACCACTGCTTGCAATGACCAGAGTGAGGTGGATATCCATATCTTGCAGGGGGAGCGGGAGATAGCTTCTTACAATATGAGTTTAGGCAGGTTTCAGCTTACTGACATTCCGCCAGCATCCCGCGGAGAACCACGGATTGAAGTGACCTTTGAAATCGACGTTAATGGCATTCTCCATGTCTCTGCCAAAAATCTCCATACAGATAACGAACAAAGAATAAGAATCACTTCTTCAAGCAGACTCTCGGAACGAGAGATAGAGCAAATGGTTAAAGAAGCTCGACTATATGCTGAAGAAGATAAGAAACGGCGAGAGGAAACCCAGATAAGAATTCAAGCAGAGAACATGATCTATGCTGCTCAAGTCTGTGTTAAAGAAGCAAAAGATATTGCAGGCGAAGCTCAAGTGGAAGAAATTGAGAAAGCAATACAGAAAATAAAGGCAGCTTTAGCTAACAGTGAGGATCAAGAGATTAAATCAAGAACTGAAGAGCTAAAAGAGCTGATTGTGATGCTATCTAGACAAATTAAAGATGAGAAGGAAAGCAGGGCATACAGATAG
- a CDS encoding GvpL/GvpF family gas vesicle protein yields the protein MGEGRYLYCVANDNQKVSLGKIGIEGNEVYTIPYKNLCAVVHNCPAEPYESEDSERVRNWVIAHERVVELAWGKFGVVLPLSFDTIIKGEEGSDPEKNIKNWLKEDYENLKEKMTKVRGKAEYGVQIFWDPKIIADKIAQTNEEIKKLDREIKSKPEGAAYMYKHKLENLLKRDIEKEADRCFKDLYERVKNCVDDIRVEKTKKEKGKQMLMNLSCLLPLDASKKLGEELERIDKMEEFSVHFTGPWPPYSFT from the coding sequence ATGGGCGAAGGAAGGTATCTTTATTGTGTTGCTAACGATAATCAAAAAGTGAGCTTGGGCAAGATTGGGATAGAAGGCAATGAGGTTTACACCATCCCTTACAAGAATTTATGCGCGGTTGTCCATAACTGCCCCGCCGAGCCATATGAATCAGAAGATAGTGAGAGAGTTAGAAATTGGGTGATAGCTCACGAGAGAGTCGTCGAACTTGCTTGGGGAAAATTCGGTGTAGTTCTTCCCTTAAGCTTTGACACCATAATCAAAGGTGAGGAAGGTAGTGATCCGGAGAAAAACATAAAGAACTGGTTAAAGGAAGATTATGAAAATCTGAAAGAAAAGATGACCAAGGTGAGGGGTAAGGCGGAGTATGGAGTTCAAATTTTTTGGGACCCCAAAATTATTGCAGATAAGATTGCTCAGACAAATGAAGAGATCAAAAAACTAGACCGAGAAATAAAATCCAAACCGGAAGGGGCAGCTTATATGTATAAACATAAGCTAGAAAACCTCTTAAAGAGAGATATAGAGAAAGAGGCAGATAGATGTTTTAAAGACTTGTATGAGAGGGTTAAGAATTGTGTTGATGACATCCGGGTAGAGAAGACAAAGAAGGAAAAAGGCAAGCAGATGCTGATGAATTTGTCTTGTTTGCTCCCCTTGGATGCGAGTAAAAAATTGGGAGAAGAGTTAGAAAGAATTGATAAAATGGAAGAGTTTTCCGTTCATTTTACGGGACCCTGGCCACCCTACTCATTTACCTAA